A region of Lycium barbarum isolate Lr01 chromosome 3, ASM1917538v2, whole genome shotgun sequence DNA encodes the following proteins:
- the LOC132630904 gene encoding uncharacterized protein LOC132630904 produces MTAWRAREKAMNELRGEPIESYKKLPGYVYILDKTYPRSHVRMHKSQQNEFLYLFIALKAFMKGFECCRPIVVVDGSHLKTTYNGTFVSASTLDGAGNILPLAYGVIDSGNDKSWTWFFEQFKQAYGNRDNMCVLSDRHESIIKAVSRVYPTVPHLACIWHLWKNVTTKYKSNGEVLSLVFYALAKAYTQAEFDKLMEKIKKVDFRVKEYLEDAGREKWARLYSPVNRGWTMTSNIAECINEKLVVARELPVFDFLEEVRKMFGRWNCTNKRNGTYTFTTLGKAFQQLLSINERKSLRMTVEPSIEYVYAVNDEARRFIIDLKKKTCSCRMFQMDEIPCPHAWAV; encoded by the exons ATGACGGCCTGGAGGGCTAGAGAAAAGGCAATGAATGAATTAAGAGGGGAACCAATAGAATCATACAAGAAGTTACCGGGATATGTGTACATATTGGATAAAACATACCCTAGATCACATGTGAGAATGCACAAATCACAACAAAATGAGTTCTTGTATTTGTTTATAGCACTTAAAGCGTTCATGAAAGGCttcgagtgttgtagaccaatagttgtaGTAGATGGTTCCCACCTTAAAACTACATATAACGGTACTTTTGTATCAGCCAGCACGTTGGATGGTGCAG GTAATATTCTACCATTGGCATATGGTGTGATAGATTCAGGGAACGATAAGTCTTGGACTTGGTTCTTTGAGCAGTTCAAACAAGCTTATGGGAATAGGGATAACATGTGTGTTCTATCAGACAGACATGAGAGCATCATTAAGGCGGTGTCTAGAGTATATCCAACTGTGCCACATTTGGCGTGCATATGGCATTTATGGAAAAATGTGACCACGAAATACAAGTCGAATGGTGAAGTATTGAGTCTTGTATTCTATGCACTTGCAAAAGCATACACACAGGCTGAGTTTGATAAGCTGATGGAGAAGATTAAGAAGGTTGATTTTCGGGTAAAAGAGTACTTGGAGGATGCTGGAAGGGAAAAGTGGGCTCGACTGTATTCACCGGTTAACAGAGGATGGACAATGACCTCAAATATAGCCGAATGTATTAATGAAAAATTGGTAGTAGCAAGAGAGTTGCCTGTTTTCGATTTtcttgaagaagtgaggaagatgtttgggAGATGGAATTGCACTAATAAGAGGAACGGTacatacacattcacaacacttgGAAAAGCATTCCAGCAATTATTATCAATAAACGAACGTAAATCTCTACGTATGACG GTTGAACCATCAATTGAATATGTGTATGCCGTAAATGATGAGGCAAGGCGTTTCATAATTGATCTTAAAAAGAAAACATGCAGTTGTCGAATGTTCCAAATGGACGAGATACCATGTCCACATGCATGGGCTGTATAG
- the LOC132630905 gene encoding protein FAR-RED IMPAIRED RESPONSE 1-like produces the protein MGIYKSELAMESPSSHAFHLDERKDNLLVESNDDHGYLVEELTRAMCTYVSQDDKCFRQSNGDQPSSDNAIEPQIGTEFNSRDDARDFYMAYGRRTGFTIRIHHNRRSRINNMVIGQDFVCSKEGFHEKKYIHRKNRVLPPPPVTREGCPAILRVALRDGTKWVVTKFVKEHNHALMSPSKVPWRGSTKKLVSEDEKDQRIRELTIELYNERQRWKRRCTAYQEQLQTLLKFIEDHTDHLSRSVEEAVQRVKELDNEQLEDSD, from the exons ATGGGCATTTATAAGTCTGAGTTGGCCATGGAGAGCCCATCTAGCCATGCATTTCATTTGGATGAAAGAAAAGATAATCTGTTAGTTGAGAGCAATGATGACCATGGTTATCTTGTCGAAGAGCTCACAAGAGCCATGTGTACTTATGTTTCCCAAGATGACAAATGTTTTAGGCAATCTAATGGAGATCAACCATCAAGCGACAATGCTATTGAGCCACAGATTGGCACGGAATTCAACTCCAGAGATGATGCTAGAGACTTTTACATGGCATATGGCAGGCGGACAGGCTTTACCATTCGCATTCATCATAATCGGCGGTCTCGGATCAATAATATGGTTATTGGACAGGATTTTGTCTGCTCGAAAGAAGGTTTTCATGAGAAAAAATATATTCACAGGAAAAATAGAGTTCTTCCTCCGCCACCAGTAACTCGAGAAGGCTGTCCTGCCATACTGAGAGTAGCTTTAAGGGATGGAACCAAGTGGGTTGTCACAAAATTTGTAAAAGAGCATAATCATGCATTAATGTCCCCAAGTAAAGTTCCATGGAGAGGATCCACAAAAAAATTGGTCAGTGAG GATGAGAAGGATCAAAGAATTCGAGAGCTGACGATTGAACTTTATAATGAGAGGCAGCGATGGAAGCGTCGTTGCACAGCTTACCAAGAACAACTGCAGACACTGTTGAAATTCATTGAGGATCACACTGATCATTTATCGAGAAGCGTTGAAGAAGCAGTCCAGCGAGTGAAAGAGCTTGATAATGAACAGCTAGAGGATTCAGATTAG
- the LOC132631447 gene encoding uncharacterized CRM domain-containing protein At3g25440, chloroplastic — MKINPLNFLVIHFHGKAHKTLKLSPFKYATAILWLPPESVKMVGRSLVGAKNLWQLKHLFSNPFIFRPLLLSQQTSLFTATCKIPVVGSHTIAQKWVYSGRFFCTADRAVESTTDVEESCGEGKIKRKKLKGKRQVVRWLKFFRWKKKKDFQRMTVQDKILYKLSKARKKEERLLEALTKVEPKENSEATHDPEILTPEEHFYFLKMGEKCKNYVPVGRRGIHQGVILNMHLHWKKHQTLKVVVKTFSPEEVKEIAAELARLSGGIVLDIQDDDTIIMYRGKNYSQPPTEIMSPRSTLSRKKALDKSKYRDGLRAVRRYIPRLEQDLELLRLQTENRSGTPEQNQVTGSENFDPEHSSNLQTEASNKLKEMMIKNAEQGEGDESTAESDIVSDSEDLSDIFETDSEEEDEDKTEEPLYLDEFENFPVHSNGEEEDFEEHLRQISANSRKEKSQGKDADTPDPDEVDKMILQAASLLKKRKR; from the exons ATGAAGATCAATCCGCTGAATTTTTTGGTGATCCATTTTCACGGAAAAGCCCACAAAACATTAAAGCTAAGCCCATTTAAGTACGCAACTGCGATTTTGTGGTTGCCGCCGGAGAGCGTGAAAATGGTGGGAAGAAGTTTGGTCGGGGCGAAGAATCTGTGGCAGCTCAAACATCTCTTTTCCAATCCCTTCATCTTTCGACCCTTATTATTATCCCAACAAACCAG TCTTTTTACTGCAACATGCAAGATTCCCGTGGTTGGGTCACACACAATAGCACAAAAATGGGTATATTCGGGTCGGTTTTTCTGTACGGCTGACAGAGCTGTGGAATCAACTACTGATGTTGAAGAGAGTTGTGGAGAAGGCAAAAtcaagaggaagaaattgaagggTAAAAGACAAGTTGTCAGGTGGTTAAAGTTCTTTAGGTGGAAAAAGAAGAAAGATTTCCAAAGAATGACTGTACAAGATAAAATTCTTTACAAATTGAGCAAG GCACGGAAAAAAGAGGAAAGGCTTCTTGAAGCTCTTACGAAAGTTGAGCCCAAGGAAAACTCAGAAGCTACCCATGATCCGGAAATACTGACTCCAGAAGAACACTTTTACTTTCTGAAGATGGGAGAGAAGTGCAAGAATTATGTGCCAGTTGGAAGACGTGGGATACACCAAGGTGTCATCCTTAACATGCACCTGCACTGGAAGAAGCACCAAACTCTAAAAGTGGTGGTGAAAACATTCTCTCCTGAGGAGGTAAAGGAAATCGCTGCAGAGCTTGCAAGATTAAGTGGTGGAATCGTTCTGGATATACAGGATGACGACACCATTATAATGTACAGGGGGAAGAATTACTCTCAACCTCCAACAGAAATAATGTCTCCAAGAAGTACTCTTTCCAGGAAAAAG GCCTTGGATAAATCTAAATATCGAGATGGCCTGAGGGCTGTCAGAAGATATATTCCACGGCTTGAACAGGATCTTGAGCTGCTTCGATTGCAGACTGAAAATAGAAGTGGTACTCCTGAACAAAATCAAGTAACTGGGTCTGAGAATTTTGACCCTGAACATTCTTCGAACCTTCAAACTGAGGCATCAAATAAGCTCAAAGAGATGATGATCAAAAATGCTGAACAAGGTGAAGGAGACGAGTCCACAGCAGAATCAGATATAGTTTCAGATTCAGAAGATCTTTCAGATATTTTCGAAACAGACTCTGAGGAAGAGGATGAGGACAAGACTGAGGAACCTCTTTACTTGGATGAGTTTGAAAATTTTCCTGTACACAGCAATGGAGAAGAAGAGGATTTTGAGGAGCATTTGCGTCAGATATCTGCTAACTCGAGGAAAGAGAAATCCCAGGGTAAAGATGCGGACACACCAGATCCTGATGAAGTTGATAAAATGATTCTGCAAGCCGCATCACTTTTGAAGAAAAGGAAGAGATGA